A single Bosea sp. PAMC 26642 DNA region contains:
- a CDS encoding class I SAM-dependent methyltransferase — MREPADHAARNPHMLAAVGTHFSSKSSMTIVDLGCGAGSNLRGTFAALPDRQHWTLVDHDQRLLDAARNSLVAWADEAREQGEEIVLSKDGKALTVDFRQADLTKDLEWVLGWQPDLVTAAALFDLASKRWLERFVAALTSQRLPLYTVLTYDGREKWQPPHPADARMFAAFTHHQKTDKGFGPAAGPEATDIMAEAFRKSGFAVSTGDSPWLLDGDQKELALALTRGIADAVAQTGHVDAATIADWLEARARAASGRIGHHDLWARPV, encoded by the coding sequence TTGCGGGAGCCTGCGGACCATGCCGCCCGCAACCCGCACATGCTCGCGGCGGTCGGGACGCACTTCTCGTCGAAATCCTCGATGACCATCGTCGATCTCGGCTGCGGCGCCGGTTCCAACCTGCGCGGTACCTTCGCTGCCCTCCCCGATCGCCAGCACTGGACGCTGGTCGACCATGACCAGCGCCTTCTCGACGCCGCGCGCAACAGCCTGGTCGCCTGGGCCGACGAGGCGCGCGAACAGGGCGAGGAGATCGTGCTGTCGAAGGACGGCAAGGCGCTCACCGTCGATTTCCGCCAGGCGGACCTTACCAAGGACCTCGAATGGGTTCTCGGCTGGCAGCCCGATCTCGTCACCGCCGCCGCTTTGTTCGACCTCGCCTCGAAGCGCTGGCTCGAACGCTTCGTCGCCGCCCTGACCAGCCAGCGCCTGCCGCTCTACACCGTGCTGACCTATGACGGGCGCGAGAAATGGCAGCCGCCTCATCCTGCCGATGCGCGCATGTTCGCCGCCTTCACGCACCATCAGAAGACCGACAAGGGCTTTGGTCCGGCTGCCGGCCCCGAGGCCACCGACATCATGGCTGAGGCGTTCCGCAAATCGGGCTTCGCCGTTTCGACCGGCGATAGCCCCTGGCTGCTCGACGGCGACCAAAAGGAGCTCGCGCTGGCGCTGACCAGGGGCATCGCCGACGCCGTCGCGCAGACGGGCCATGTCGATGCGGCGACCATCGCGGACTGGCTAGAAGCCAGGGCAAGGGCGGCATCGGGCCGCATCGGCCATCACGATCTCTGGGCGAGACCGGTCTGA
- a CDS encoding cytochrome b, with the protein MGDHDPATTEIYSGTARHLHWVTAAAVFVMIPLGFAMTYRGNTLNIWDGVTDALFSTHKLIGFLLLWLIVGRFAYRLIHGAPKDEPTLLWWQKAASHLVHWLLYGLLLVVPALGWIGVSLYPSLGIFGLFNLPALVKPDQALAEAVLQVHGNLAILIALLVGGHIAAALYHHLIRKDGVLRRMLPGLGR; encoded by the coding sequence ATGGGCGATCATGACCCGGCGACGACAGAAATCTACAGCGGCACTGCGCGCCATCTGCATTGGGTGACGGCAGCGGCGGTGTTCGTGATGATCCCGCTCGGCTTCGCCATGACCTATCGCGGCAACACCTTGAACATCTGGGACGGAGTGACCGATGCGCTGTTCAGCACGCACAAGCTGATCGGCTTCCTGCTGCTCTGGCTGATCGTCGGGCGGTTCGCCTACCGCCTGATCCATGGCGCGCCGAAGGACGAACCGACGCTGCTGTGGTGGCAGAAGGCGGCCTCGCATCTGGTGCACTGGTTGCTCTACGGGCTTTTGCTCGTGGTGCCGGCCCTGGGCTGGATCGGTGTGTCGCTCTATCCCTCGCTCGGGATCTTCGGCCTGTTCAATCTGCCGGCGCTCGTCAAACCAGACCAGGCGCTGGCGGAGGCTGTCCTGCAAGTGCACGGCAACCTGGCGATCCTGATCGCGCTGCTGGTCGGCGGCCATATCGCGGCGGCGCTGTACCACCACCTGATCCGCAAGGACGGCGTGCTGCGACGGATGCTGCCGGGGCTCGGGCGGTAG